GGGGGCAGGCACTAGAGACAACCAGTAGAGGGCCAAATCTATCTTATACTTTATTCCTCCGACCTACTTATAAGGACTAGCGATCAATCTCTATAGCCCTCTCTATAGCCCTTGAAGGCTCTGCTCAGAATGGTTGTTTGCTACCATAGGGTTTAGAAACCTGGAAATATCTATGACTCTAGCAATTGCCCTTGAACCTGCACCTATAGAGACTGATGCTTATGGTGTTGTGCGAGTGTCTAAAACTCGTGTCACCCTAGATACTGTCGTGACGGCTTTTTTAGAGGGATGTACACCAGAGGAAATAGGAGAGCAGTATCCGTCGCTTCAGCTACCAGATATATATCTTGTTATTGGTTACTATCTCAGACATCGGGATGAGGTTCATACCTATCTTTCCGAACGTCAGCGTCAGGCAAATATAATTCAGCAGGAGGCTGAACAGCGGTTTAATCCTATTGGAATACGCGATCGCTTACTTGCTAGGCAGAATCAATCTAGGTGATCTGCAATGGCTCGATTCCTGGCTGATGAAAATTTTAACAACCAAATTGTGCGGGGTGTTCTTCGCCAAAGTCCAGATGTTGATATTGTGCGTGTTCAAGATGTCGGTTTGTCCGGAGTGGATGACCCTACTGTTTTAGAATGGGCAGCCCAAGAAGAACGAATTGTCTTGACGCATGATGTTGCTACTATGACAACTTTTGCATATGAACGCATCCAAGCTCGATTGCGTATGCCTGGATTATTTGAGGTGAGCCGTCGTGTTCCAGTAGGGGTTGCGATAGAGGAAATTATCTTGATTGCGGAGTGCAGCCTTGAGGGAGAGTGGGAAGGACAAGTAAGATTTCTCCCTCTACGATAGACTAGAAGTAGTTGTCGCCACCTAACACTGCGTGGCAGCGGACGGTCAAAAGCTACTGGTGCTAAGCTCGAGGTTGTCTGCCGCCGCTGCACTTCACCGTTATACAGCAAAGGTTGTCTGTGGGGCTGTACTTAGAGCCTAGTGGGTTATTTGCCTCGAACATCGCCATTGAAAATGGCTGCAAAGCCTTCCACATAAGCCTCTTGTTTTTTACACTCCTTACAAATGACCCACTAGGTTGTTTACGGCGGCTCAACTTGGTCGTTAGCTTTCAATCACCTACGTTGTGTAGAGACACCCTCATGAGTCCTGCGATCGCCCATGAGCATTTGCAAAACGTTCAATCCTAAACGTTAGCTCAATTCTTCCCCGTCAGGCACTGCGGCGAAACTCACCAGGGGAAACGCCCATCCAACGTCGAAACGCACGGTGAAACGCACTGGTTTCCGAAAAACCCAACAAAAAAGCGACCTCACTCACCGCAATTTGTGCCTCTCGCAAATAGTAGATAGAAAGCTCTCGCCTCATTTCGTCTAGTAGCGTATGGTAAGATGTGCCTACTTCTTGTAGCTTCCGTTGTAGGGTGCGGGGGGCATAGCCAAGTTGTTGAGCGATCGCCGTTAAGCTCGGATTACCTCCCCGCAATCCCTCACTCAGCAATCGATTGACACTATCGAGCAAGCTTTCAGATTGCGGCAATCGAGCCAAAAGTTCTTCTGCATGGCGATCGAGGATGGAGGAGAGTCCCGGATCAGCTTGTGCCAGGGGGCGTTGGATAACTGCTGCATCCAACCTCATTTCGTTTACGGGCTGATCGAAGGCTAAAGGAGACCGAAAAAGGTGATGGTAAGCTGACAAATCCTCTGGTTTGGAGTGCTGGAACCCCATCTGTAACGGCACTAAATCTAGCCCAGTTAACTGACGACTCAACAGAACAAAGTTTGCTCCTACCCATTCACCCATCGCATCATTAGGGGGCAGGGCTGTGCTGGGAATTGCCATCGTAATCCGGGCGACATCTCCCTGAACCTCGAAGGTAAATTCGGCTCCTGTATGCCTGAGACGGGAGTAACGCACTAACCGCTCAAATGCTTCCCCCAAATTGGCACTACTATGCATCGCGTAACCCAATACATCCCAGGTTTTTGGTTTTGCGGCGACTGCCATCTGCAAGCCAATGCAGCCGCATGGCGATAGTGCAAGCGCTGACTTGTCAGTTCGCTGAGTAATGGCTTGCCAGAGCGCACAAAACTGCTCGTGGGAAATTCGCCCATCCACATCCTCTAAACAACTTGGAGCAAGCTTCAGGGCAGCCAGGATGTCATCGGCATTCAGACCACAGTGGGCGGCAGCCTCTAAAATCGCTTGCACGAGTTTAACTGAGACGGAATTTTGCATGAGATGCTGCTCGATGCTCTCAGGATGATTCATTGACATGGGCAGAGTGGCATTTTGGGCACAATGACATTTTAAGTCAATTTTTTCGACGTTTTTAGTCATTGCTTTGCCGGTGGAGTAGCCAGTAGTCTAAAGCTATCAACAGTTCCACTCCTTGAAGAATAGAGGTTGTTATGGACATTGCAATTTTTTCTTCCCGAGAATTACCCTTAGTACTGCGATCTCTAGTCACTGTGGCTGCCAACCCTGAAGCTTTAACACCACGCGAGCAACAGTTTTTAGAGATCATTGCTGCCCTGCACCAAGGCAATCGAGACATGGCAGCAACATCGGTCACTCCATTCCAAGTGGCGCAATCGATTCCCCAGGAGCATCACCGCAGGCGGCTATTACAACTGGCGATCGTCATGGCGATGATAGATGGCGAAACAACTCCTCAACAGCAGCAGGCACTGAAGGAGTTAGCCAGGAACCTCGCAGTGCATGAGCAAGGCTTACGAGTGCTCCAAGAGGTGGTAAGCGGTCATCAACGGTTGGCTCAATTTCAGATGATGCGGCGTATGATGAGCCAAATCGTGGTGCCTGCACTACATGAAGAGGGGATTGCGGGAGTTAAAAAAATCGTTGCGTCGCTGTTCTTCAAAAGCGGCGAAGATCCAGCGATCGCGCAAAAATATCGCCAGCTTGGCCAACTACCGGAAGGAACGCTGGGTCATACTTTTTGGCAGCACTACACCCAAAATGGCTTTCCCTTTCCTGGTGAAGCAGGCGGCATTCCAGAACGCCTGGTATTTCATGACTTAGGGCATATCCTTTCTGGTTACGATACCACCCCACAAGATGAAATTCAGCAGGGTGCATTTCAGGCTGGTTTTATTCGCAAGGATGGTTTTGCGTTTCTGTTGTTTGTCATTTTGCATTTTCACTGGAATATCAAAATCACTCCCATTGCCGATCCCGCTCAGGGATTATTCGATATCCCGCTTGTTATCCATGCTTTGCAGCGAGGAGCTGCTTGTAGCGTCGATTTATCCGATCACTGGAACTTTTGGGAAGTCATAGATCTCCCGTTGGAGGTGGTGCGCGATCGTTATCACATCCCCCCCCTCAGTCCTGCCTTGCTGTTTGCAGCATAAGAGAACGACTATCACTCTGACAGGTGTGATCCACAGATATCGCAGCCGAGAAACTTCGCCATGAACAAGTCCAGCATTTACGGTGGTTGCCTTTGTGGAACGGTAACATTTGAAGTGAACCCACCATTCCAGAAAATGCTTCATTGCCACTGCTCACGGTGTCGCAAAGGCACAGGCACAGGTCATGCTACAAATCTAACCGTTGATCCTAGCCAGGTCCGATGGCTCTCCGGAGAGGAAAGCATCACACGTTATAATCTTCCCACGGCAAAGAGTTTCGGCAAATGGTTTTGCAGACATTGTGGGTGCCCGGTTCCGCGTCTAACCCGCAACGGCAAGATTATGGTTATTCCAGCTGGATCGTTGGATACAGCACCGCCTATTACTCCTACGGATCACATCTTCTGGGCATCCAGAGCATCATGGGGTTGTGCTAGTGGAGGGCTTCCAACTCACGCCGAGTATCCAGAGTTATGGTAGAGCAAGCATCTGCCTAACAAGTTATCCAGCCGATGTCTCTGCTGCTGCGCTCTGAACCGCAGTTTGAGCTTGAGCGTCAGCTTGCATACAATCTCAGTCGAGGGAAGGGGTAGATGACAATAACTTTACACTGGATCATTGCAATTACAGCTATCCTCGCGCCAACCTTACATCTATTGTCAGATATCCTGGAGTGGACTAGCGGAGGCTTTTCACGAACTCAACTCATCATCAACTACGCCGGATTTCTGCCAATGCCATTTCTCATGATTGGATTGTATGCTTACCAGCGTCCTCGAATCGGATTGGTTGGGTTAATCGGCTCGGTGCTGTATGGAGTAGCCTTTATCTATTTTGCTCACACAACCATGATTGCACTTGAGCAGGCTATCTCCAACTACGAGATACTGTTGGGGAAACTTGAGGGTGTCTACACATTTCATGGCGGGTTGATGGTGGTTGGGGGCACGATGTTTGGAATTGCTTCCC
The Leptolyngbya sp. 'hensonii' DNA segment above includes these coding regions:
- a CDS encoding DUF433 domain-containing protein, producing the protein MTLAIALEPAPIETDAYGVVRVSKTRVTLDTVVTAFLEGCTPEEIGEQYPSLQLPDIYLVIGYYLRHRDEVHTYLSERQRQANIIQQEAEQRFNPIGIRDRLLARQNQSR
- a CDS encoding GFA family protein, with the protein product MLHCHCSRCRKGTGTGHATNLTVDPSQVRWLSGEESITRYNLPTAKSFGKWFCRHCGCPVPRLTRNGKIMVIPAGSLDTAPPITPTDHIFWASRASWGCASGGLPTHAEYPELW
- a CDS encoding DUF5615 family PIN-like protein, yielding MARFLADENFNNQIVRGVLRQSPDVDIVRVQDVGLSGVDDPTVLEWAAQEERIVLTHDVATMTTFAYERIQARLRMPGLFEVSRRVPVGVAIEEIILIAECSLEGEWEGQVRFLPLR
- a CDS encoding AraC family transcriptional regulator; translation: MQNSVSVKLVQAILEAAAHCGLNADDILAALKLAPSCLEDVDGRISHEQFCALWQAITQRTDKSALALSPCGCIGLQMAVAAKPKTWDVLGYAMHSSANLGEAFERLVRYSRLRHTGAEFTFEVQGDVARITMAIPSTALPPNDAMGEWVGANFVLLSRQLTGLDLVPLQMGFQHSKPEDLSAYHHLFRSPLAFDQPVNEMRLDAAVIQRPLAQADPGLSSILDRHAEELLARLPQSESLLDSVNRLLSEGLRGGNPSLTAIAQQLGYAPRTLQRKLQEVGTSYHTLLDEMRRELSIYYLREAQIAVSEVAFLLGFSETSAFHRAFRRWMGVSPGEFRRSA